The following are from one region of the Spirochaetota bacterium genome:
- a CDS encoding sigma-70 family RNA polymerase sigma factor has product MKVLGIDRKTRRFTEDYNNYYTLVFSAAYSRTCNIEESKDICQEVFIRYYEKIEDIITPRTWLQGAVRMVVLEHFRNRERDHGIVDESIEDAAASAKGNFQDSRILIQQALEELRKSCDVRDGALFELVAINNYTYKEAGRQLGMRERQARYRYRLVANRLTRYLEDRGIHSLEELL; this is encoded by the coding sequence ATGAAAGTCCTGGGAATTGACAGAAAAACAAGACGCTTCACGGAAGATTATAATAACTACTACACACTAGTATTCAGTGCCGCATATTCACGAACGTGCAATATCGAGGAAAGCAAGGATATTTGCCAGGAGGTATTCATCCGGTATTACGAAAAAATCGAAGACATAATTACTCCTCGTACATGGCTCCAGGGTGCGGTCCGGATGGTGGTGTTGGAACATTTTCGAAATCGGGAGCGCGATCATGGCATCGTGGATGAATCCATCGAGGATGCGGCAGCATCGGCGAAAGGGAATTTTCAGGACTCCCGTATCCTGATCCAACAGGCATTGGAAGAATTAAGGAAGTCCTGCGATGTGAGGGATGGCGCCCTTTTTGAATTGGTAGCTATTAACAACTATACATACAAAGAGGCCGGCAGGCAGCTGGGCATGAGGGAGCGCCAGGCCCGATACCGGTATAGGCTGGTGGCAAACCGGCTTACGCGGTACCTCGAGGATAGAGGAATACATTCCCTGGAGGAGTTGTTATGA
- a CDS encoding tungsten ABC transporter permease encodes MRKFIIGAHALILIAAFAIGCSKGKTLNLATTIGPVDSGMIPKLAEEYKKETGVEIKFTKAGTGEALKLAREGGFDLVIVHAKELEEQFVKDGFGTARIDLMYNDFVVVGPADDPAGIRGMKKAADAFKAIAAKNAKFISRGDNSGTHVAEKKIWKKANMEPTGAWYRVWEKGNTGNAPTLEFTNAEKAYTIMDRATYTTLKGKIALAVLVENDEDLINYISVIPVSAQKFPKINAAGAQDFIAWLTAKDKGQKIISEFGKEKFGASLYVPNSKEWKAAAGK; translated from the coding sequence ATGAGAAAATTTATTATCGGCGCGCACGCGCTCATACTTATCGCCGCGTTCGCCATCGGCTGCTCAAAGGGAAAAACGCTCAACCTGGCCACGACCATAGGCCCCGTCGATTCGGGAATGATCCCGAAGCTCGCCGAAGAGTATAAAAAGGAAACGGGCGTGGAGATCAAGTTCACGAAGGCCGGCACCGGCGAGGCGCTCAAGCTCGCCCGGGAAGGGGGCTTCGACCTCGTGATCGTGCACGCGAAGGAGCTCGAGGAGCAGTTCGTGAAGGACGGATTCGGCACCGCGCGCATCGACCTCATGTACAACGACTTCGTCGTCGTAGGCCCCGCGGACGACCCGGCCGGAATCCGCGGCATGAAAAAGGCAGCCGACGCCTTCAAGGCGATCGCCGCGAAAAACGCGAAGTTCATCAGCCGCGGCGACAACTCCGGCACACACGTCGCCGAGAAGAAAATCTGGAAGAAGGCGAACATGGAGCCCACCGGCGCGTGGTACCGCGTGTGGGAGAAGGGCAACACCGGCAACGCGCCCACGCTGGAGTTCACGAACGCGGAGAAGGCCTACACGATCATGGACCGCGCCACCTACACGACGCTCAAGGGAAAGATCGCGCTCGCCGTCCTGGTCGAGAACGACGAGGACCTGATCAACTACATCTCCGTGATCCCCGTGAGCGCGCAGAAATTCCCGAAGATAAACGCGGCGGGCGCGCAGGACTTCATCGCCTGGCTCACCGCGAAGGACAAGGGGCAAAAAATTATCAGCGAATTCGGGAAGGAGAAATTCGGCGCGAGCCTGTACGTTCCCAACTCGAAGGAATGGAAGGCCGCGGCGGGGAAATAG